TGCTTGCAAATAAATCTCTTGGTTAAGCACACGGCACACAATCTTTCTGAATGTTTTATGTCCGGGAACTTAGTCATAAGCTTTTCCTTCCAGAATCCCACAAGCGCTCCGTACTCTTTACAGTCCTGGTTATCATGCCGTTCAGGATGCACAGGCTCTCTTATCCCGCATATAGTGCATTTGTAATGCGGCTCTGATTGTGGCGAAAAGTCACGGATAATCTTTCTGCTTCCAAGCGCCTTTTCAATAAATTTGTACAACTGCCCATACACCGTGCCAATGTTAGGACTAAAACCTTTTGTCTCGTATTCTTTTAAAAGTTTTTCAAAGTCCTTTAGAAGGTTGTTGCCCAAAAAAGTTTTATATGTTTCAAGAAAATCCCTGTATTCATTTTTTTTGCCTGCAGGCAGTATTGACCAGTAAACCTGCAAAAAGTCACTTGTTTGTCTGTTCCAGATTTCTCCCCAAACTGTATCGTTTTTTAGTTCATCTAAGGGATTTTCTATTTCTTCTTTTACCGTAGAACATAATTCAATAAAAACATGTCTTACCGCGTTTTCAGCCCTTCTTGCAATGTGTTCGGCATTATCTTTCGGAAGAATGGCAAGCACACGATTGGGTAACGTAGGGGAAGATAATAATTCCCTGCGAGACTTCTCAATAAATTCCAATCCCTTTTTTCTCAGCCAGAGGTTGCAAAAGGGTTGATCCATCAAGTCTGGAAAGATGATAGAATCCGGTCCTGCTTCCTCTGATATTTCCTTCATTACTGTCCATGATAAATACGAAAGCATATAGCTCCCTGCCCACAAATCCTGGGTTTTTCTTGCTGTTGCGATAAAATCCTGTATTGGACCAATAGAAAACAATAAGAGTGACGGCTCTGGCAAAGCGCCTGCAATGGCAGAAGTAACCCTTCTATGCTCCCAGATGGAGTGGTCGGGGATGCGCGTATCTGCCGGTAGAAGCTCCCATAATTGCCCAAGTGCTGATTTCCCGGATTCTTTTTCTTTCTTCTTAATGATTTCATAGAACTCAGCCCATAGGGAGAGGTATCTTGATTCTAAATCAGGATATTTTAAAGCAATCTCTTTTATGGCTTCCTCAACATTATCCATTACCAGTTTATAATCAATGCCTGTAATAGCAGACGTGGCAGATGGTGGAATCTTAAACTCCTTACCGGACAAAGGATGAACAATAACGGGTTCTTTTGGGAAATCGGCCTTTGCTTCGATATCCCTGGAGAAATTTATCCTGTCGGATGCAGAGGCAATATGATCGGCGTCTTTTGTTTCATTGGTTATCGAAGCGCTTCCTTCAATAATCCTCATGAGATTCGAAGCCCTTTCTTCATGACCCACCTTGCCAAGGATTAGAGCTTTTTCTGGCGGGTCATGGAGAATCGCCTGGATTTTTTTGATAAGAAGTTTATCGTCCATTATTGCTTATTCTCCTTCGCTTTTCTGTCGTATCGCTGTGTAAAGATACTTCAAAGAGGTGACATAAGAACCTTTTATCCTTTCAAATATCTTTCTCGATTCCTCAAAGGTATAGGTGTGAACCAGATAATTCCGGTCATCTATCATCTTCAGCCATGTATCCTCACTGTCAATGAGATCGTTTAAGAAAGCACTCTTAAAACAATCACGCGGATTCTTACAGATAATCCCCATATCCGCAAGGTATTCCTTTATAAGCTTCCATGAAAGCTCATAGCACAACTCAAAACGCTTTATCGTGCCGTCAATATCAAGGTCATCGCGTGATTGCTCGGCTGCCGATTCAAGGTTTGTCAATGCTTTTTCAAAATCCTCAAAATATCTCTTAACCCTTTCTCTCATAAATCACCACTCCTTCCTTTTCTATCTTTTTCTTGAGCGAATCATCCGCTGTTTTTAGATTAATCATATCCACCACCCCATTCAGAGTTGAGTGTCCCAACGGTTTTTCCGCATCAACGGCTATATCTGTATCTGAACGGTTGTGGAAATCCCCTCTTGCCTTAGAGCCGAAGATAATTATTTTCCGCGGGTTGGAGCTTTTCTTTATTTCTTCCACTACATGCAAGAGTGTATCAGGCATTGAAAGGATATGTTCGCCGGTTTTTTTCAATTCCGCCCAGAACTCGTCAATAATGCCATAATCCGGTTTTTGGGTTTTTTTATCCGCAGATATTACGCCGCCTTGCGGCAACAGCTCACCTGATAGCCTGATAACCATCCAATAGTAGCGATCATCAACTTTGATAATCTTGAAGATTATTGGAGAACTTCTTCGCACAAATACCTCGCTCTCTTTTCCAGTAACAGTTGTTCTACTGCTTCTATGCACAATAGGAAACCCGAAGACGGCTGTTTCAAAAATCCTTGACTTGTTATTATCTCTAAATTTCTTAAAAATATCACCTGCATGGTTTAATGCTTCTTTCCATGTCTTATTATCCCCACCAATCACAAATCTCGAAAAACTTAAGTTTGTATATTCCGAAACAAATGCCGTCCTGCTCTCATTTATAACCCGCTTCGCAGATTCAAAATTATTTATTAACCACCTTGCAACTTCTTCCGAAGTGGTGCCTTTGGAAACGAAATCCAACTTCATGTCATTAAGAATCTTTTGAGCGCCTTCTATGCTGTTTATGGCTATATTGCCTGCGCCTCTCCTTGCTCTTGTTCCCAGCCCGCCAAGATGCGCCAAAACCCACAAAGACACAATTGCTGCTTTAAGAGACTTTTCATCCTGTGAAGATATGGTAACAGTAAATTTGCTTTTAACGGGGAAGTATGGGCGTTCTTTTCCCCTCTGCATATAGGTAGAGTAAAAGAGATACCCTATGCCTGATAGATTTGCATCAATTCGGTTTTGTTGTCTGGAGTCTTTAATTTCATCTTTAAAGTTTAGCAAGGGGCTTTTATCAGGTTGAGTAACTCTAATAGCAAATTTTGAACCGCCGATCCCTTCATCACTGCTTCCAAATATCTTCGCCTCTTTTTCGCGCAATTTATCCAAATTCGGCTCGGATTGCAAAGCCCTCCACCAATAACGCAGAAGTCCTTTTAACGAAGCTGGCCGCAACTCTGCTGTTTTTCCATCGGCTCCTGCAAGAAACATTGGCGTAACAGTCTCTATTTCAAAACTAATTTTTTCTATTTTCGTCATTTTCAACCTCTCTTCCCAATATCATGCAGCAATGCCCCGAGCACCACCGTCTGGTATGCTTTTCTTTGTTTTTCATCCATAAGAATATTCCCCGTAATACCGTGTACTATTTTGTATGTGTAAACTTATTCTGATAGTGGTTCCCTTTCAGATTCAATCTCTAATAAGATTTTGCCTTAATTTTTCCTCCTCAGATTCCCAACCGCCGAAATCAATGATGTTTCCCTGACTGTCATACAGTACAGATAAATCCTTCTTTTTCGCTCCTGAAATGTTGTCATCATTGCTCATTCTCGGGAACCTCCTTTATCGTATCGAATTTCTTAGCTGAGTTAATTTGATACTGTCCCAACCCGAAACTCGTCCCCTTTCCCACATGAATATACTCGCCTAATCGAAGAAACTGCATAAACGGTCGAAAATTTCCCTCATACTGCAGAGACCCGAGCACCCCGCCGAGTTTCATCGTTTCCTTTTGCCGTGTCGAGTAACGTTCCCAATCCTGCCATGTTACCGTGCTTGATACCATCTGTATACTCATTGCTTCCTCAATGAACGACCTGAAATCGCATTCCAGTTCCCTGCCACAGTGAAAATAATACAACGAAGAAACCCTGCGGAGGAGGTTCCGGAACAACACGTGAAATTCAATGGCGTCTGTTATTTTGCTTTCATACCTCACACGGCATGGCGTTAAAAATCGTATCTCAATCTGCCTGCTATCCGTCTGGCTATCTGTATGATTTAACTGAGAGGCGTCCAGCACGGGATACCTGTTGTGAAGTATCTCCTCGTCGCCGGTATAAATGATCCTCGTTTTTTCGTCAGTATCGATACCTTCAACCTGTTCCAGCACACATATGCTTCTGTTTTTCCCGATGCCCTGTTTGCCCAATTCGGTAAAGGTATAGATAAAATACGGCAGGTAATCAACCGCCCTGCCGATCAGTATCAGTTGAAAAGATATGCGATCGCCATGCCTGACTACTCTGTCCTTTGTCAGTGGCGGTTCAAGCACAAAGGGATGGGGTATGGTTTTGTACAATCGTAATCTCTCCGTATCCTCCGGCGGCGCCGTCTCAAATACATAGCTGTACACGCATCTTTCGTGAAGCAGACACTCTGAACACTCCTTCCCGGCCCTCTGGATACAGACAACCTTTTTAAACGCGTACCCGAACCCTCCCCTGAATACGGACCCCTTGTACGTCGGCAAAATTATGTCTTCCTCTGCCCGTATGGTAAATCTGAACTTCGCAAAGGTAAATCGATCGAGCATATTCATACGGGAATCATACCCTTTTCTGTAAAAAAAACCAGCACAACAACCTTATATTTCTTGATAGAAAGCAAGTCTTGTACAACGATTCAGAACAGATTATATCGTAAACGCCCGTGCGTATCACCAGGCGGTTTATAAAGAGAGCCTTGGCAGAAATGAAAAAAAGAAGTGAATCTATCGGCTCAATATTGCAAGGTTGCCTCCGTTTCATAAATGGTGCGCTTGAATTGATCGATGGTGAGCTCTGTTGTAAAGCGTACATCGCCGGCTGCCAGCGCCTTTACAACGACCTGCCATACGGCCGTGACCTTCGGCGAGAGTGTAGTCAGTGGTGCAAAGGTTATGGTGCGGCCCTGCGCATGGGCAGTTGTTGCGCCGCTGCCCGAAACAAATTCCTGCTGATCTTCCAGTGTGCAAACGATGTTCACGTTGGTAAGCGCGGTCGAGCCCTGATTGGTTACGCTGAGTTCATACGTTTCCTGCAGGCCAACCTCAACAGGGTCCTTAATGTCAATAACTTCGAGTAAAACTGCAGGGATGCCCGTGACGCGGGTAGTACATAGCGTGTCCACCGGTTGGGCGATAGTGCCCTGCGCGGTGAAGGCAAACGTCAGGGGGCCGGGTTGCGGTCCGGTAAAGTGAGCGCAGAAGATACTGCTCGCATTTGGCTCAAGATCGGGAAGATGCCAGATTATGTGGTGTGTATCAGCCTGGGTTGCGTTGATTGGTTTTGTGAATATCGCGCCCGGGGGAACCGGGAGTGTTACCGTAACCAACTCCTCCGGCGCATCACCAGTATTTTTCACAATCAGGCAGGCTCGTACAGGGCGGAGAACCGGCATCTCATCCGGTGCAGAACACCTGATCGTCAGGACAGGGGCACGGGTGTCCGGGCCGAGGTTTTCAACCCAGAAATTGCAGCAGGGTTTGGGTATCACACAGCGATAACGACTACCTTTTGAGCAAAAGGAGAATTCATAGGCGTCAATTGGCTCCTCACCCCCCCAGATCAAATCACGGATCAAAATCGGTTTGCCATTCTTGCGCGAGGACATTGCCGGCAGACGGGCGCCGACGGGAATCTGCAACGTCTTAACCGGAGCTGTTTTTGCCGCATAACGGAAATCTTCAATGCTGCCCTGCCAGCCGTCGCACAGATTCAGAACAGCATGAATGTCTGCAAAGAGCGCTTCAGAGGTTAACCGGGCACGCAGCTCTTCAATGGTGTGTACCGGGTCGGCAAAGCGCGTGGAGGGATGTCCCAGCCTGCGAGCGATGTGTTGTTTGGCATGGAGCGGCATTGTCGTCAGCATTGCCAGCATCAGTAATGGTACGAATACGATAAGTGCGTTTTTGGTCGTAATCATCCCTGGTGTATTCCATTCTTGAACGGGTAACAGCGGATGGATCTTTATGAAGACTGCTTTGTTCCTTCAGCTGATTAATGTAGCAGAAGTGAAGAGAATTGCAAGTGTTTTTGTTTTATCCGCACAAGCAGAACGCAATCAAATAGGTAAATCGTCCAACAAATAGTTCATTTCCCCGCGTATCATTAAGCTGAGACGGGTGGTAAGATAGAGCTGTCAATGCTCTTCGTAACGGTCTTCTGCAAGGTTTAAGATAGAATATTCCTTGCCATAGCCATCCCGATAAAAAAATTTACCGTAACACTTTAGTTTTTTGAAAAACATTTGCCGATAGTCTCCGTTAGGAGCGAAAGGCAATAAGGGATTTCTCTCTGGCTGATATAGCATAAGTATCACGCCTTTGGAGAAAAGCGGTTATCTTCTGATATAATGCTACTTCCTTTTCTGCTTGTGCAAAACGAATCGTTATTGCCTTATGATTCGAATAAAGGATATACTGTAATACCTGTTGATTACATATCACTGATGTTTTCTGCTGATTTCAAGTATGTATTATCTTTCAGAAAGGAGTTGTTTATGACAAAAAAAGTACTGGTTCCGATAGCGGATGGTTGCGAAGAGATTGAAACGGCGTGTATTGTTGATGTTTTACGGCGAGCGGATGCAGATGTTACGGTTGCGTCGGTCGGCAAGCTTCAGGTAACGGCGTCAAGAGGGATGAAATTGGTTGCGGATAAGTTATTGTCAGAATGTGTTCAGCATACGTATGATTTGATTGTCTTGCCGGGCGGAATGCCCGGAGCGGAACATTTGCGTGATTCGAAGGAATTGACGCACATGTTAAAACGTCAGCAGCAGGACGGAAGATTGTATGCGGCAATATGCGCATCTCCTGCGGTGGTGTTGCAGCATCACGGGCTTCTGGCGCAGCGCAAGGCAACAGTCTATCCAAGCTTTGCCGACCACCTTGGGAATACTGAAGCGATTGATTCCCGGGTAGTAGTGGACGGGGATTGTATTACCAGCCGCGGCCCGGGAACGGCTCTGGAGTTTGCCCTAAAATTGGTGGAGATGCTCTATGGGGAGCAAAAGGCTAGAGACATTGCCCGGTCTCTGTTGGTTGATTGGTAGGAATAGAGTGCTTCATGAAAAGGTTCATGATGCGTAACGGTCTCGTTGTTTTAAAGAATGCAGCGGTAAAAAGTCATTTCTATTCACATAATGTTCATCGTTCCCTGTAAGTAAATATCGAGTGGAGTGAATGAGAAAAACACAATCGCTAAGGTGAGGTACAGAGAAGGATTATTTCAGCCGTTTAATAAAAACATGGATTTCGTCATCTTCCTCCGTGATTTTCAGAAGTTCATTGCCCGTAGTGTTGCACCAGGAAACAATATCCTTCTTAATGCCTTCATCGGTTGCGATAATCTCCAGTATCTTGCCGACTTCAACATCCCTAATCTTGGTAGTTGTTTTAAAAATGGGCATGGGGCACATGAGGCCGTAGCAGTCCAGTGTTTCATCGGCTTTCATTGTACGTCTTTCCTTCCTGTTTTTTTGAAAGGCTCATTGTTCTTCTGGCCGTACATTTTTTTTCTCAAAAACATATAAATATATCAGGGGTGAAAGTCTGGTTCGTGATGATCGTGATCATGCGAAATCCCTTTCTTTTTTTCCAGACCTTTTCCTGTTGTCTTTTTGAGATAATCGTCAATGGCAGCCTCTATAGCCTCCTCGGCAAGGACAGAACAATGCATTTTTGCGGGAGGAAGTCCGTCCAGCGCCTCTGCAACAGCTTGGTTCGTAAGCTTCAAGGCATCGTCCAGTGTCTTTCCGATAATCATTTCCGTTGAAATGCTGCTGGTCGCTATGGCAGCGCCGCAGCCGAAGGTCTTGAATTTTGCGTCGACTATTACGTTGTCTTTGACCTTGATTGACATTTTCATGATATCTCCGCATGCGGGATTTCCCACTTCCCCGACGCCATCGGAATCAGTTATTTCTCCCACATTGCGGGGGTTTGCAAAATGATCCATTACTTTTGCGCTGTATTGCATACGTAACTCCTTTTTTTCAATAGTTGCTTATTGCTGATTATACAGAGGAGACATCTGTCTGAGACGCTCCACAATGGGCGGCAGTTTTTCTAAAACATATGTTACTTCTGCCTCTGTGTTGTCGATCCCTAAACTAAAAAGAATGGTTCCCTGCGCGATTGCGGCGTCGACGCCCGTAGCCATTATGACGTGAGACGCTTTTAGTGTGCGTGAGGTACAGGCAGAACCGCTTGATATGGCAATGCCCTGCATGTCCAGGAACAATAAAATCGACTCGCCTTCAATATACTCGATGCATAGGCTAAGGTTTGATGGCAGACGGTTAACAGGGTCTCCGTTTACATAGACATGGCTGATTTTCTCAAGTATACCATCTCTTAGTTGATTTCTCAAGTTTTGAATAGTGTTGATACGTTGGGGCATTTCATTGTTTGCCAATTCAGCTGCTTTTCCCATGCCAACGATGCCAATAATGTTTTCCGTTCCCGCTCTGCGTCCGCCCTCTTGTACTCCGCCTTCTAAAAAGGGGCGGATCCTTACTCCTTCCCTCAGATACAGCGCTCCGACTCCCGGAGGTCCGTTGAACTGATTTGCAGACATGCTCATAGCGTCAACACAGAAACTTGAAACGTCGATGGGGATATTACCTACCGCAGCAACGGCATCCGTATGAAATAAGATGCCCTTTTCGCTGGTAATCGTTGATATTTCCTGGACCGGTTCTATTGTCCCGATTTCTCCGTTGGCACACATGATGGATACCAGTATTGTTTCAGGGGTGATCGCGTTTTTTACCTCTTCCGGATTCACCGTCCCGCATTTGTCAACTGGTAAATAGGTGATCTTATACCCGGATTTTTCCAATGATTTTATGGGGTTCAATACCGAAAAATGCTCGATTTCTGATGTGATAATATGATTGCCCTTTTTTTTGAGGGCGGAAGAGATCCCCTTTATCGCAAAATTGTTGGCCTCGGTGCCGCTTGAGGTAAATATTATTTCATTTGGTTTTGCATTGATGAGAAGCGCAACCTGTTCTCTCGCCTCTTGTAAGGCATTATTCGTATGCCTGCCAAATTGATGAAGATTTGACGGGTTGCCAAAGCCTTCCTTTAAAAATGGTGTCATTGCTTCTGTCACCTTCGGATGTATGGGTGTGCCCGAAGCATTGTCCATGTATAATTTTTCCATGAAAAAGTTCCTCGTTAAATTATTCTATTTTCTCTAATCTTGCATATGCTAGCATAAGATGCTTTGTTCCACCAACAGTAAAATTGACTTTAACACTGGCCTTTTCATTTTTTCCGTTAACCTCCAGAATTCTTCCGGTGCCGAAAATGGGATGTCTGACACGTTCTCCGCTTGAAAAGGAAAAAGAATTTTCTGTGGGTAGGGCGCTTTTTACCTCATTTAGATCTTTCTCCGGTGAAAAACCGGATTCTTGAGAAGCCCTGTTCCTGGTAAAATAGAACTCGTAGGAATAATCACGGCTCGTCTTGTCGATCGTGTCTAAAATTTCATCCGGTATCTCATCTAAAAATCTGGATGCAATGCAAGGGGTCATTTGTCCGTATCGTGTTCTTCTCTTTGCGTATGTAAAATAGAGTTCCTTCATGGCCCGTGTAATGCCGACATAGCACAGTCTGCGTTCTTCCTCGATTTTATTGTCTGAATCGCTGGATTCAGAATGGGGCAAGAGCCCTTCTACCATACCGGCAATAAAAACATAGGGAAATTCTAATCCCTTTGCCGTATGAAGTGTCATAAGGGTTACCGCCTCAACATGTTCTTCCATCGCGTCTAAATCGGAAACAAGGGCTACTTCTTCCAGGAATCCCAGTAAAGAACCTTCAGGGACGTTCAGATCGTATTCGTGTGCGGCATTAACCAGTTCTTCTATATTTGCTATGCGGTCCGTTGATTCTTTTTCTTCGGATTTACGGAGAAATTCTATATAGTTTGTTTTCTCAATCACTATTCGTAAAATATCTTCTACGGATGATTTTGGCGATTGCTGCAGATAGCTGATAAGTTCATAATATTTCTTTAGCGAAGAGGCCGATTTGCCACGAATATCGGGTATTTTATCCAGATGTTGCATTGCGTAACAAAGGCCGGCATGGTGTTCTGTTGCCCAGTCCTTTAATTTTTTTATTGTGGTGTTTCCTATGCCGCGCGCAGGAATATTAATGGTGCGTTCCATGGCCATCTCGTCAGAGGGATTTACGCACAATCTAAGATAGGCAAGAATGTCTTTTATTTCTTTTCTTCGGTAGAATTCCACGCCCCCTATGATCATATAAGGAATGCCGTTGTTCCTTAAAGAAATTTCCAGCACACGCGATTGGGCATTCGTGCGATAAAATACGGCAATATTCGAATATTTTATTCCCTTATTGCGAAGGGCTTTAATTGTTTGTGCGATTTCATCTGCTTCTTTGTATTCGTTTTCACAACGGATGGCTTTTACTTTTTCTCCCGGTGAATTTTCTGTCCAGATGTTTTTTTGTTTTCGATATTTATTTTGCTGGATAATGCCGGAGGCGGCTCGCAGAATATGCTTCGTGGAACGATAATTTTGTTCAAGCAGAACCACCTTTGCGTCAGGATAGTCTTTTTCAAAATCCATAATATTCTGTATGTCGGCGCCACGCCAGCCATAAATGGATTGGTCTGGGTCTCCGGTTACGCAAATGTTTCGGTGTTTATTTGCCAGGAGTTGCGTAATGGTATACTGCGCATAATTTGTGTCCTGATATTCATCTACGAGGATGAATCTGAATTTGTCCTGATACATTTCTAAAATGTCAGGGTGTTCTTTCAGCAGCAGAATGGTTTTCATGAGGAGGTCGTCAAAGTCCAGGGCGTTGTCCGTATGGAGAAGGGCCTGGTACTTTGCATAAATCCTGGAAACGGTAAGATTGTAGTAGCCAGAAGCAGTGGCGGCAAATGTGTCGGCGTCAATGAGTTTGTTTTTCGCGTTGCTGATGGTGCTCATAATACTGCGCGGTTTCCATTGTGCTGTATCCATTTGGAGCTCTGCCATGACCGATTTTACTCTATTCAATTGATCTGCCGTGTCGTATATACTGAAATCCCTTGAATATCCGATCCGGTCAATACTGTTTCTCAAAATTCTTGAACACATTTTATGAAAGGTGGATATCCAAAGGCCTTTATGGGATGAAAATACTTTAATGCGTTCGCTCATTTCATTGGCCGCCTTATTGGTAAAGGTAATGGCCAGGATATTGTAGGGATAGACGCCCTGTGACATCAGATAGCCGACACGACGTGTTATCACGCGGGTCTTTCCGCTTCCTGCCCCTGCCACCACGAGAAGGGGACCCTCGGTGTGCACTATTGCTTCACGCTGTTTGTCTGTGACATCTTTCAGTAGAGACATGGGTTATTTTTTTGCAATCAGGCTTGCGATTGCCTTTTTATTGTCTACAACAAGCTCTCGATAATACATGATGGTAAAATCCCTGAAAAAATTTAAAAGTTCATTGGTTTTTAACAGATAGTTTTTATTTCGGGGGCCCGGAAGCCCCCGTTCCAGATTATCAACAGTGTATGTTTCGTAAATAATGATCCCGCCAGGTCTTAAAGCTTCTTTTATCTGTTGGATGAGATTGTGCTGTAAATAATAAAAGCACGTGATGACATTGTATGTGTTTTTCGGCAATTGGCAGCTCTCAAGATCTGCAACGACGGTATGTATTTTTACATTCTTTTCGTCAGCCAACTCTTCGGCCTTCTTAAGCGCCACTTCTGAAATGTCGTAGGCATCCACATCAAATCCGTTTTCAGCCAGAAAAACGGCGTTTCTTCCTTCGCCTGCCGCAATATCCAGCGCCCTTCCCTTTGGCAGGATATCAATATGATCTCTCAGGAAGTCTGCTGGTTCTTTCCCGAAAATATAGTCCTCCGTTGCGTATTTTCTATCCCAAAATGTTTTATCCTGTTCACGGGCAGAGACAAAAGATGCATTTTTTCCCGGAACCGGACAAAAACACATTATATACAAAAAAAGAAGAGAATAAAGAACTGATTTTTTTACGTTAAACATGATGCAACTGATCCTTTCTCAGGGGTTCATTTATAATACAGAATTATGCGTTATTTATAGTTAAATTGTACAGGAATTTTCAATGTATTTACGTGATGTTGCGGTCATGGCATATTCTAAGACCAATAATTCACGGTTGTTAGAGCGGTCTGGTTTGTGTAAGGGTTGTATGGGATACAAGAAACGTTTCTGAATTAACAAAAAATTAACAATACCTTCACACATCTTTAACATTCATAGTGTTTAATTCCATCAAATGTGAATACCGGCTGAGCAGGATATTCTGTTGATTTGAGAATTATAGATCAATGAGGAGAATGTGACATGTTAAAGTTTTTAAAGAAGCACTCGAGAGGAATGATTTTTTTATTGTGCACCATGTCAATGGCAACTGATAGTACCTTTGCAGAGGAAACAGACAGAAGAATGAGTTGGCTGGGTTCTGATGTTTCCGGATCCCTGCCATTTGTCCTGCTGGCTGCCGGCGGTATCATTTTCGCAGGTATACGGCGCTGGAAATCAATGAAGGGGCACAAAAAACACAAAAATATCTCCGGTGGAGGATCTTTGGTTCCGAGAGTATATTCTTTGAAGAAAGAGAAAATAATATGAAAATGGTCCTTATTGCAGACAGTAATAAATGCCACCGCATGCTGTACGAAATAGAACTTTCATCGGAAGGATACATTGTTATCACTGCAAAGAATGGTAAAGAAGCAGTAAACATCATAAGGCTCTTTTACCCGGATGTAATCGTTATGGACACCTATATGCCTGATATAGATGTGTATGATCTGGTGGTGCAAATATTCAAGATACGAACGGAAATACCCGTGATTATGAATACCGTTGATGAAACCGGAAAAGACAGATATGAGCCGTGGTGTGATGCATATATTGTGAAGTCTTCAAACCTTCAGGAATTGCGTGAAAAAATAAGACAATTGATAACATGCGAACCTCCGGTATTACAACCGTAAACCTTTGAAACATATTTGGAAAATTGTCATTACAGGTGATTAAGGCAAGGGAAAAATTATGAGCCAGTTGGAGACGGTTAAAAAAGACAGATTATTTCAGGTTGACAATGTCGGGAATAGCTTTTGTCCGGATGAAGCAAGGGGTATCATGCGCCTGCTGGGCGTTTATGTCGCTGATTCTGAACAGTTTCTCAGCGCCCTTCCATTTTCACTGAATGATACCAGGGCAGGTTCTGAAAGTGAACTTCAGGTGGCTGTGGAAGGGATAAAAGATGCGGTCGATCTTCCAAAAATAATCGAGCAGTCCAACTATTTCCAGAACATTATTAAACGATCAAACGCGGGTGAATCCCCCAGGCAGGCGGTTACCGAACTTGAACATTTTTTACAGAATAACAATGAAAGTGTTTGGGAAAACAGTTGGGTTCGGTTTCCAAAAAGCGTTCTCTCCGATTTTGCCGGTAAAGTGCTTGACAGCGATTTGCGTGCCGATAAAAGAAATCCCATAAGTGGGCTGAGGAGCGATATTCATAGGTTTCTGGTGCGTGAACAGGGTGAAGAAATTGTGCGTGTGCCGGTCAGCTATCTTCTGAAGCTCTCTCTGGCGGATGTTATTGGTTTGCAGCGAAATGTTCCCGAAAGTGTTCGCCGGCGTGGTGTGAGCATCCTCAGCCATTTTCTCAATGACAATACCTCTCCGGAAACACTGTCTTTTTATGTTGTTCCGTTACGTGTGGGTGACGGTATGGGCGGTGCGGTTGCCAGGGAAACATCAACACGCTTTCTGCTGACACAGCTCCTTGCGATGTACGCAAATAAGAAATTTTTGCTTCAGGAAAGAGGGCAAAAGGTAAGGATTTATTTCTCAGCTCACCCTCCTGTCCGCCAGAAAAAACTCAATGAGATTATCACTGATTCTTTCTACCGTGAGCTTTTTATGAATCCCTGTCTGTCCGGATGGGATGCGGGAGAGGAAAAATACCACTATATGCACCTATGTC
The Candidatus Brocadiaceae bacterium DNA segment above includes these coding regions:
- the nifU gene encoding Fe-S cluster assembly scaffold protein NifU, whose protein sequence is MQYSAKVMDHFANPRNVGEITDSDGVGEVGNPACGDIMKMSIKVKDNVIVDAKFKTFGCGAAIATSSISTEMIIGKTLDDALKLTNQAVAEALDGLPPAKMHCSVLAEEAIEAAIDDYLKKTTGKGLEKKKGISHDHDHHEPDFHP
- a CDS encoding DUF11 domain-containing protein, which gives rise to MITTKNALIVFVPLLMLAMLTTMPLHAKQHIARRLGHPSTRFADPVHTIEELRARLTSEALFADIHAVLNLCDGWQGSIEDFRYAAKTAPVKTLQIPVGARLPAMSSRKNGKPILIRDLIWGGEEPIDAYEFSFCSKGSRYRCVIPKPCCNFWVENLGPDTRAPVLTIRCSAPDEMPVLRPVRACLIVKNTGDAPEELVTVTLPVPPGAIFTKPINATQADTHHIIWHLPDLEPNASSIFCAHFTGPQPGPLTFAFTAQGTIAQPVDTLCTTRVTGIPAVLLEVIDIKDPVEVGLQETYELSVTNQGSTALTNVNIVCTLEDQQEFVSGSGATTAHAQGRTITFAPLTTLSPKVTAVWQVVVKALAAGDVRFTTELTIDQFKRTIYETEATLQY
- a CDS encoding DJ-1/PfpI family protein; the protein is MTKKVLVPIADGCEEIETACIVDVLRRADADVTVASVGKLQVTASRGMKLVADKLLSECVQHTYDLIVLPGGMPGAEHLRDSKELTHMLKRQQQDGRLYAAICASPAVVLQHHGLLAQRKATVYPSFADHLGNTEAIDSRVVVDGDCITSRGPGTALEFALKLVEMLYGEQKARDIARSLLVDW
- a CDS encoding aminotransferase class V-fold PLP-dependent enzyme; protein product: MEKLYMDNASGTPIHPKVTEAMTPFLKEGFGNPSNLHQFGRHTNNALQEAREQVALLINAKPNEIIFTSSGTEANNFAIKGISSALKKKGNHIITSEIEHFSVLNPIKSLEKSGYKITYLPVDKCGTVNPEEVKNAITPETILVSIMCANGEIGTIEPVQEISTITSEKGILFHTDAVAAVGNIPIDVSSFCVDAMSMSANQFNGPPGVGALYLREGVRIRPFLEGGVQEGGRRAGTENIIGIVGMGKAAELANNEMPQRINTIQNLRNQLRDGILEKISHVYVNGDPVNRLPSNLSLCIEYIEGESILLFLDMQGIAISSGSACTSRTLKASHVIMATGVDAAIAQGTILFSLGIDNTEAEVTYVLEKLPPIVERLRQMSPLYNQQ
- a CDS encoding sulfurtransferase TusA family protein; translated protein: MKADETLDCYGLMCPMPIFKTTTKIRDVEVGKILEIIATDEGIKKDIVSWCNTTGNELLKITEEDDEIHVFIKRLK